One Candidatus Tanganyikabacteria bacterium genomic window, CGTTGAAGAACGAGAAGGGCGCAAGGTTGGGCAGGCCGGCCGGCGAGACCGTCGAGACCCAGGCGATGGGCCGCGGGACGATCGCGCCGATCAGGATCTTGTAGCGCTCGCGGCTCGACAGGTCGGCGGGATCGAAGGCGATCGCGGCGGTCATCGGTGCTGGCCGGGGGCCGGCCGGACGCCGGAGCTCCCGGGGGCCTGCCAGCTTGCCACGTACGCGTCCCAGGAGGCGGCGCGAGCCTCGTCCGTGAGGCGCAACTGGCGTTTCGTGTCCACCATCACCGCCGTCTCGTCGGTGCGTTCCTTGGTCTTCGCGGCCTCCACGGCCTTCGGGTGGGGGCCGTGGTGGATGCCCTGCGGGTGGAAGGTCACCCAGCCCGGCTTGATGCCGTCCCGGCTGAAGAAATCGCCGTCGTGGTAGAAGATGACCTCGTCGAAGTCGATGTTGCGGTGGTAGAAGGGCACCCGCAACGCCTCGGGATCCTCGACCTCCAGCGGCCGAGGCAAGAACGTGCAGATCACGAAGTTGTGCCCCAGGAACGTCGTGTGCACCGACGGCGGCAGGTGATAGCGCGGCGAGACGACCGGCCGGATGTCGCGCACGTTGACTTGCCACGTGACGGCGTCGCCCTTCCAGGCCGCGACGTCGAGGGGATGGAAGGGGTACCAGACGCTGGTGAACTCGCCCTCGCGCCGGATCAGCACCTCCCATTCGCGATCCTCCCGCACCGGCCGGGGCTCGGGCGTGCGGATGACGCCCGGATCGAAGAGCGCATGCGGCCCGAGCATCCCCTTGTCGGGCAACCGGATCTCGCTGGCCGACTCGATCACGAGGAAGAAGTTGTCGGTGGTGCTAGGCACGACGCGATACGTGATGCCGCGCGGGATCACCACGTAGTCGCCCGCTTCGAACTCGATGGGCCCGAAATCGGTCTCGATGCGGCCCGCGCCGCGGTGCACGAAGTACACGTCGTCGGAATCGGCGTTGCGGTAGCAGAAGGGCATCGGCTGCGATCGCCGGGAGACGCGCAGCGCCACGTCCGCGTTCGACAGGAACGTGAGCGGCATGCCGCGCGGATCGTCGCGATCCGCCGGCACCAGGTCGCAAACCCGCAAGGCGTGCGGCTGCAGCGGCCCGCTGATGCGCGACCAGGCGGTCGGCGGATGCTCGTGGTAGAGGTGCGTGGCGCGGCCGAAGAAGCCGTTGCGGCCGTACTCCTCCTCGTGGAGGCCGGCCGGGATGCCGACGTGGGCCTGCCTGGGCGCGGCGCCCTTATTCAACGGGAACATGGTGCAATGCCAGCCTTTCGGGCGCCTTGTGGCCGGGCACCCAGTTCCAGCGCCCGGCGATGCGCATGAACGCGGGGACAAGGAAGATGCGGATGATGGTGGCGTCCACCAGGACCGTGGTCGCCAGGCCCAGCCCCATCATCTTGCCGAGGGGCATCTCGACGAAGGCGAACGCGCCGAACACGACCACCATGATCGCCGCGGCATTCGTGATGATGCCGCCCGTCGAGGCGAGGCCTTCGGCCGTGGCGTGCCGGTTGTCGCCGGTCTCGTCGTAGATTTCCTTGATCCGCGTGAGCAGGAAGACCTCGTAGTCCATCGAGAGGCCGAAGGTCAGGCAGAACACGAACACCGGGATCGAGATGGGCACGGCGCCCATCGCCTCGGACATGCCGAAGAGCGAGGCGCCCCAGCCGAACTGGAAGACCATCACCAGCACACCGAAGCCGGCCCCGACCGACAGCAGGTTCATCACGACGGCCTTTATCGGCAGGAGGTATGACCGGAAGGCCACGAACAGCACGACGAGGGTCACCGAGAGGACCACGCCGATGATCAGCGGGAACGCCCAGTTCATCGTGCCGACGAAATCGTTGTAGTACGCGGGTTCGCCGCCGACTTCCAGCTTCAAGGGGCCGCCTACCGACAGTTTCGCGACGTCCAGGGACAGCGCCTGCGTCTCGCGCAGCAGCACGTGGTTGGCCGGGATGATCTGGAAGAGCGCCGCCGATCCATCCTTGCTCAAGAGCAACTGCTTGATCTGCGGGAACCGCTCGAGCGCCCGGTCGGAGTTGCGGTAGAGCATCAGGTACTGCAGCAGGCCGAGATCGTCGCGGAGCGTCACGGGCGACAGAACCGAGCCGACGCGTTCGTCTCCTTGCAGCTTGCGGGCGAACTGGTGCAGCTTCGGGATGTACTTCGTCTGCAGGATCTTCTCGCCCGCCGGCGCCCGCACCACCGCGTAGATGGGGATCACGGCGTTGTACTGCTGGAGCGGGCCGAGGATCTCGATGCCCTGGCGGCACTCCATGGAGAGCGGGAACCAGCGCGAGTTGGAAAAGCCCGTGTCCATCTGCAGGGCCGGCCAGGCGATCGCCAGCACGGCGATCGTGCCGGCCACCAGCACGCGCCAGGGCCGGTCCATCACCCAGCCCGCGACGTTGCGCCACCACGTTTCGCGATCCGGCAGGCGCATGCGCGACGAGAGCCAGCGCGGGGCGTCCACGCGTTCGCCGACCAGCGACAGGGTGGCCGGTACCAGCGTCAGCACCGCCGCGACCGACACGACGACCACGAAGCAGCCGCCGATGCCGATGCCGCGAAACTCCACCAGCGGCGCCAGGAACAGCGCGGTCATGCTGATCATGACGGTCAGGCCCGAGTAGAGCACCGCCGTGCCGGCCTTGGCGGTCGTCTCCGCAACGGCGTCGCCCACCGGTAGGCCTTCGGCCAGGGCCTTGCGGAAGCGGTTGACCATCAGCAGCGAGTAGTCGATGCCCACGGCCAGCCCCAGCATCGTGGCGATGTTGACGATGAAGGTTGACACCGGCATGACCATCGTGAGCAGGAAGCCCATGCCCATGGCGATGGTGATGCCCAGCATGGCCACCAGCAAGGGGATGCCGGCGGCCACCAGGGCGCCGAACGCGCCCAGCAGGATGATCATCGACAGCGGCACTGCCTTGCTCTCGGCCGCCTCGCCGTCGCGCTTCATGTGGGTGTCGATGTCGTAGAGGATGGCGGCGCGGCCCGTCACGGCGGCCCTGGCCGCGGGATCCGTGGCCTTCATCTCGGCCTTGAGGTCGGCAAGGGCCGCCCGGAGCCTGGGGACCGCGCGCTGCTCCTCTTCCAGCGATTTCACGCGCATCCCCACCATCACGGCCGTCTGGTGGCCGTCCGGGCTGCGCAGGCGCTTGTCCTTCAGGTCGAGCCAGGTCGTGAGCTCCTGCACCTCGGGCAGGGGCCGCAGCGCGCCGATGACGCCGCGGATCCAGCGCTGGTAAGTGGGATCGTCGACGGTGAACTTGTCGCTGGTGAGGCCGACGATCAGCGCCCGGGTGTAGGGGTTGTCGAACTCCTCGCGCAGCACGCGTTCCATCCGGGCCGACTCGGTGCCCGGGATCTCGGAGCTGCCCTCGAAGAGCCGATGCGGCAACTGGCTCGCGCCAAGCGAGCCGAGGCAAAACAGCAAGATCCAGGCGACGATCACTCGCAGGCGATTGCGGTGAATCCAGCGACCCATGGCCGCGAAGGCTAGCTCCATGTAAGTAGGTTACACCGGGGCCCGGTTTAACTCATCCTTTCCACAAGGACCGGCGTCGATCCCCGGACTAACGGAGAGGACGGAACGCCGGCTGAACTTTCGAACAGGGCCAAGACGCGAGTTTCGAGTGCCGGCGTGACCCACTCACCTGGACTGGAGAGAGGACGACGTGGCCGAATCAGGCTATGCTGTAGCGCGGCTGGAAACGGTTCGCAAAGCTTGTTTGCGGGAGAGCGATCACATGGCAGCCGGTCGGAAGCGCGCCAGGATCAGGAAGGTCCTCAAGGCCTG contains:
- a CDS encoding homogentisate 1,2-dioxygenase — protein: MFPLNKGAAPRQAHVGIPAGLHEEEYGRNGFFGRATHLYHEHPPTAWSRISGPLQPHALRVCDLVPADRDDPRGMPLTFLSNADVALRVSRRSQPMPFCYRNADSDDVYFVHRGAGRIETDFGPIEFEAGDYVVIPRGITYRVVPSTTDNFFLVIESASEIRLPDKGMLGPHALFDPGVIRTPEPRPVREDREWEVLIRREGEFTSVWYPFHPLDVAAWKGDAVTWQVNVRDIRPVVSPRYHLPPSVHTTFLGHNFVICTFLPRPLEVEDPEALRVPFYHRNIDFDEVIFYHDGDFFSRDGIKPGWVTFHPQGIHHGPHPKAVEAAKTKERTDETAVMVDTKRQLRLTDEARAASWDAYVASWQAPGSSGVRPAPGQHR
- a CDS encoding MMPL family transporter; this translates as MELAFAAMGRWIHRNRLRVIVAWILLFCLGSLGASQLPHRLFEGSSEIPGTESARMERVLREEFDNPYTRALIVGLTSDKFTVDDPTYQRWIRGVIGALRPLPEVQELTTWLDLKDKRLRSPDGHQTAVMVGMRVKSLEEEQRAVPRLRAALADLKAEMKATDPAARAAVTGRAAILYDIDTHMKRDGEAAESKAVPLSMIILLGAFGALVAAGIPLLVAMLGITIAMGMGFLLTMVMPVSTFIVNIATMLGLAVGIDYSLLMVNRFRKALAEGLPVGDAVAETTAKAGTAVLYSGLTVMISMTALFLAPLVEFRGIGIGGCFVVVVSVAAVLTLVPATLSLVGERVDAPRWLSSRMRLPDRETWWRNVAGWVMDRPWRVLVAGTIAVLAIAWPALQMDTGFSNSRWFPLSMECRQGIEILGPLQQYNAVIPIYAVVRAPAGEKILQTKYIPKLHQFARKLQGDERVGSVLSPVTLRDDLGLLQYLMLYRNSDRALERFPQIKQLLLSKDGSAALFQIIPANHVLLRETQALSLDVAKLSVGGPLKLEVGGEPAYYNDFVGTMNWAFPLIIGVVLSVTLVVLFVAFRSYLLPIKAVVMNLLSVGAGFGVLVMVFQFGWGASLFGMSEAMGAVPISIPVFVFCLTFGLSMDYEVFLLTRIKEIYDETGDNRHATAEGLASTGGIITNAAAIMVVVFGAFAFVEMPLGKMMGLGLATTVLVDATIIRIFLVPAFMRIAGRWNWVPGHKAPERLALHHVPVE